The Candidatus Thermoplasmatota archaeon genomic interval TTGAGGAAAAGAGCACGGTAACACTCACAGATGACACGATTGTAGTCGAGGCATTTGTGAAGAGATGGCTTGAATATGAACTCGATGAAGGCGACGTCATCAAGGGCATAGTACGTGAAGCTAGTGGAGAACGCTTCAACGTGTACTTCCTGAACGAGAAGTCCTTCTCCGACTATCTCAACGACAGGGAATTCGTCTATGTAGGCGACGAAGATGTGAAGTCCTTTTCTTTGGATGAGTATATCGATGAGGACGGCTCTTACTACTTGACATTTGACACCAACGCAGTTCTCTTCGATAGGACAGTCCGTGTCAAGATCAGGAGAGTCAGATATGCCTAATTCGCTCTTCTGGTGAGGAACTTTCTTCGGACATACAGCATTGAATTCATCCAAAGGATTTGGTCGATTATCACTTATGCACTGTTCTTGCTTAGAATCTTGATCCGGATTACCCTTTCACCCAGGGGCTCAAACAGCGCGTAGTCTCCCTCGCTGACATCGTATAAGTCAACGAGGTCTTTCGGGACCGCTAGGAGAAGAGAACCACCGATTCTGCGGAATTTCCGTGTTAGAGGCATACCGTAGGATATCCCGTAGTATATCATAAAGTTATCCTAGAGGGGGACAAGAAATGGCAGCCAATAACGTTCCAAACCTTTATTGGTTCAAGTCCCCTTCGGTCCACTCAACCTCCTCTGCACCGCAACTTCCGGGCACGTTTAGCAGTTCCATTAAACACCGCTATAGCGCTCCATTACCTGGAGGGCAGACAGTTGCGGACCGGCCGAGATTGCGGTGCCGTATGGGGGAGTGGTTCCTGTGCGTCGACCAGTGGTCAGGAAACGAGCTCGAACCTTCCCATCAGGAGCGAGGCGATCTCCACGTCCTCCTCGGAATCCTGGTAGTTGCCTTGACTCAGTTCCTGCTCCGCTCTGGTCAGGATTCTGGAATCCAGACGTAAACGAGAGGTCCCATCTCGGCTTCTGGACTTGGTTGAGGGATCACCCGACCGGAGATTACTGAGCCTTCAAGCCTATGCTTTGTTCGCGAATGCGGTTATTCTCGCTCCACCATTTGCGGTTACTCCCCACTTATACAGTCTTACACCCAGGGCGGCGCCTATGATTTCGGCCATCAACCTCCCATTGGTTGAGATATATGTTTTCATATCCACGCCATCTGTCATATATCTGTTTGGTGACAGCAGATGATGTTTCAGAAGATCAAAGCCCACTAGAGAATCCTGTTTGTTTCGAGTTGTAAGCCTGACCACGCTAAAGCCCGATTTCTCTATCATCCTTTTCATCGAATCAAATGAAAAACTGTAGAGATGTTCGGGAATGCTTAGTTGCATGCATCGCTTCGTCAGAACCACATTCGGGGTGCCCAAATAGAGTACTCCGCCCCTTTTGAGTATTCTGTTGATCTCATTCAAGTATCCAAGGGGGTCTGTGAGATGTTCAATAACATTGAGCATGACGACAACATCGAAATAGTCTCTTGGAAACCCCAACTCCCTCAGGTCGCCTGCCTTCACGTCCAGTTTGAATCTGCGTTGAGCGCGTTTGGCTGCTTCGTGGGAGAATTCTTGTCCGAGAACTTCCCATCCATTATCACGTGCGAACTTGATAAATCGTCCTTCACCACAGCCAACATCCAGCATTTTCCCCTTTGCCTTCACCAAACGGGTCAGGCCACGGAGTGTTCTCTCGCAAAACTCCAAGTCATGGGTGACATATCCTCCACCGCAATAGGTCAAACGCCTGTCAACTAGCACCTCTTTTTCGATGTTTCTTTCGGCCAGGTCTCTGTAGCCCACATCATAGAGTTCCTCCAAGACACGCTCTGAAGGTCGTGGGTTGGTGTAGACCAAACCGCATTTCTTACACTGAACCAGCGTTAGTTCCTGTAAGGAAAGGATATGTTGCTGATCTTCTGAGAGGGCTACAAGACCAACAGGTCTCGCGCTGCTGCCCCACACAGATTACACTCGATTTCCTCTAGTTTCCCTCCCATTCGATAACCTTTGAGATATCGATGAGTAGTTCGCAGAAATACAAAAACCTTTATGCCCGCAGGTGCCCAGGGGACGGCGGTCGGAGTACATGATGCGAAATGACCACCGTGATATCTCTCACCTCGCTGCTTGGAGAAGAAAACTGCTGATGGACCCGGTGAGCCTCAAGATACGAGCTCGAACCTCCCCATCAGGAGCGACGCGATCTCCACGTCCTCCTCGGAATCCTGGTAGTTGCCTTGACTCAGTTCCTGCTCCGCTCTGGTCAGGATCTCGTCGATGTCGTCAGGGACGCTCTCGCCCCGTGACCTCATGAGTTTCGACTCTTCGCGCAGCATGCCTATCCTCTCGGCCAGCGTGCTGTGGCTCCTGCGGATGCCGACGGCCTTGGCCGTGCACCTGTTCGAGTACTCGATGCACTCCCTGTAATCTGCCCCGTCCAGCGAGTCCGACGCCTTTCCGAGAAGCTCCTCCAGCTCCTCCGAGTGGACGCCTTTGATTCCCAGCACGTTCACGGCGTTCCTCGCCTCCCTGAGCGAGCGGCCCGCCGCCCGGTGCCTGTCCTTGAGCTCGACTGCTTTCCTCTCGATTACCTCCGTCAGCTCCCCGACCCTCGCGAAGGCCCCGCTCAAGAACGCGGTCCGAGCGATGGTCATGACGTCCTCGATCTCCTGGGTCCCGACCCCGTCCCGCTTCAGGCCCTCGAGTATCTCCTCGCAGTATCGGTAGAGCTCGGCGTTCTCCAGGCACTCCTCCTTCACGTTCTTCGGCAGGATCTCTATCCGCTCCACGATCTCATGGACCTGCTCGAGCTCGCCCTTCTTGAGGCTCTGCTTGGCCCCGTTGAGGAGCCCGAGGCTGGGCGAGAGGATCAAGTGCTGGAAGACGTTGCCCTCGATCTCGCCTTGGTCCCGGTGCACGTCGTCGATCAGCCGCTCGGCATGCCCGATGGCCGCCGCGGCGGAATCGTAGTAGAGCAGAATGTTCTTCCCCTTCTCAACGCCTTCAACGGCGAGCATGAAGGCCACGTCGAGCGATGGTCTCAGGTCCGGGTTCGAGATGCCCTCGAGCGCGTCGACGCTCTCCAGGAGCCTCTCCTCCAGCTCGAACGCTTCAATGCCCAGGTCCCTTATTCTGTCAACGACCTCGCCGAACTCCTCCACCGTCGATCGTGCGAGTCGCTCATCTATCTCCTGGCTCCCTTCCTCGGCGCCCTTTCGCCCGAACAACTTCATTCTCTCCTCCTCCCAAGATTCGTGAGAAAAGCCTTCTGCGAAGCTCCTCCCCACCAAATGCCCAATGGAAGTCCCTGTATTTTCTGTATCAAACGCTACATACTTATACTTTCTCTAACTGGCGACATA includes:
- a CDS encoding class I SAM-dependent methyltransferase is translated as MEELYDVGYRDLAERNIEKEVLVDRRLTYCGGGYVTHDLEFCERTLRGLTRLVKAKGKMLDVGCGEGRFIKFARDNGWEVLGQEFSHEAAKRAQRRFKLDVKAGDLRELGFPRDYFDVVVMLNVIEHLTDPLGYLNEINRILKRGGVLYLGTPNVVLTKRCMQLSIPEHLYSFSFDSMKRMIEKSGFSVVRLTTRNKQDSLVGFDLLKHHLLSPNRYMTDGVDMKTYISTNGRLMAEIIGAALGVRLYKWGVTANGGARITAFANKA